Below is a window of Christensenella minuta DNA.
TTTTTTAATCCTTAAAAAAGATCATCTGCTGTTTGTTGATATCTCCGGAACCAAGCGTCATTACAATATCGCCCGGCTTCCAGTTTTTGAGGAGGTAATCCTTGATACCCTGGAAAGTAGGGATATACATGCACGAACACGAGTTTGAGTTGATCGCCGCCACTACATCGCGCGCGTGGATTCCCTGCGTATCGGTATCCCGCCCGGGATAGATGTCCGGCATCAGCACTTCATCCGCGTTGCCGAAGCACTGGGCGTATTTGTCTTTCAAAGTACGCGCCCTTGTATAGGAATTACACTGGAAAACAACCCACAGCTTATGATGGGGAACGAGGGAAGCGGCCTCTAGGCATGCCGCGATCTCGCTTGGATGATGCGCATAGTCGTGGAATACGCGCACGCCGTCCCTCTCGCCGATCAATTCAAAACGCCGTCCGGCAAGCCGGTAATCTTTAAGCGCACGGATGGAGATATCGACGTCAACGCCGAATACCTCGCGGGCAAAAGCGGTTGCTGCAAGGGCATTGCGCAGATTGTGCAAGCCGGGTACGGTAAGCTCCAGCGTCCCCAGCTTTTCTCCGCGGCAGACCACGGTTCCGCTGCCGCAGCCAAGTTCGTTGAATTCGGGGGAATCCAGATACCAATCGCTTGCGGGGCCGTCGTTGTACGTCACAATGCGGCAGGGCGCATAGTCCTTTAAGCGGTAAGCAAGCGTATCCGACTGGTTCAGGAGCAGGATGCCGTTCTGTCCCAGCTTCTGGATAAATTCTACGAAGGTATCGAAAATATCGTTGATGTCGCGGTAACAGTCGAGGTGATCGTCATCGATGTTGTTGACGAGGACATGGGTCGGATGCAGGGTAAGGAAACTGCGCACATATTCGCATGCCTCGGTGATAAAAGCATCGTTCGTACCGACTTTTACGCCGCCGGAGAGGAAATCGACCATGCCGCCCACATGGACGGTGCAGTCTTCCTCGGAATGCTGCATGATAAGCGCGAGCATGGAAGTGATGGTCGTCTTTCCGTGGCAGCCCGAAATACAGGCTACGCGTTGGTATTGGCTGGAGATCAGCCCCAGCAATTTCGATCGCTCAAGCATCGGAATCTCGTGCGCAGCCGCGTAAGCATACTCCGGGTTATAGGGCTTGATTGCGGCTGTATAGACCACAAGCCCGGCTCCATGCACGTTTTTTTCATCGTGTCCGAAAGTGACGGGAATGCCTTTTTGGTCCAATTGGCGGGTAAACGCTGATTCTTTCATGTCGGATCCCGTTACGGCATATCCGTTGGCGGCAAGGATCTGCGCAAGCCCACTCATGGAGCAGCCGCCGATCCCAATGAAATGTATCTTTTTATCTTTAGGAATTGTAATTTTCGTATCCATTCAAATCTCCCAATTTTAATCCGGCCGCTGCTGTAAGGCCGGTATGCACGGCGCGTTGCCCGAATGCCTTTATATTATACTGAATATGCAATGTTTTATCAACTGCTTTTGAGGTGCCTTTTTTCCTGGAATGTGCTATAATAAACAATATGGGCGACGAAAATATGAAAATTAAATTATCGGATGGCAGCGACCTTGGCATTGATGTGACCAGAAAAGCGATGAAAAATATCCGCCTGCGTGTCCGCCGTGACGGGAGCGTGTGCGTAAGCGCGCCTTTTGGCGTAAGCAGCGGGAGGATACAGGAATTTGTGTCCTCAAAAAGCGCGTGGATCGAAAATCACATTAACAGCCTGCTCCGGCAGCAGGATTCAGATGAAGAACATGTTTTATTTATGGGGACGAATTATGCGCTGGAGGTTGTGAAGGACCGCCGGACCGGCGTGGCGTTGAACGGCGAAAACATGACGATATTTTGCAGCAAGCCGGAGGAGTATAAAGATGTGCTCCAGAACTGGTGGGTGCAGCAGGCACTTGCTTACCTTGGGGATGTCGTAAATAAATGGTACCCCGTTTTGGGGCAGGATGAAGAGGATAAGCCGGTCATCAAAATACGGAAAATGAAGACCTTGTGGGGAAGCTGTACCAGCACGCAGAGGACGATACGGTTTAATTACTATTTGATGTGCGCGTCGGCGGAGGGCATTGAATATGTGGTTCTGCACGAGCTGACACACCTTCTTTATCCCGACCACGGAGCCGGTTTCAAGGCTTTTCTTTCCAGACATATGCCGGATTGGAAGGAACGGAAACGGCGGCTTGAAAGTCAGTGCGCGGGAATGCGTATGCTTTAAAGAAGTGAGAGAAAAAGACATTTTTCAGTTAGAATTCTCTTGACAACATTAAGGCTTATCTATTATAATAATTCTTGCGCGCGACGGACGCGTATTAGCGCGGGCGTGGCGGAATTGGCAGACGCGCCAGACTTAGGATCTGGTGCCCTAGGCGTGAAGGTTCGAGTCCTTTCGCCCGCACCAATTTCATCTGCGGGAGTGGCTCAGTGGTAGAGCGTCGCCTTGCCAAGGCGAATGTCGCGAGTTCGAATCTCGTCTTCCGCTCCATGATATGAAATGTCGTTCCCATCGAAGCGGTGGGAACGTACATTTTTGAAAAGATTGAAATGCGGGTGTAGCTCAGTGGCAGAGCACCGGCTTCCCAAGCCGGCTATGTGGGTTCGATTCCCATCACCCGCTCCATGTCACAAGCCGTCCTCGCGTTCGTTCCGTCTGTGAGGCGAAAAGCTTTGCAGTGACGGACAGCCCCGCAGAGGGGGAGTCCAAAAGACCTTCGGGCAAATTATGCGGGTGTGGCTCAATGGTAGAGCGTCGGCCTTCCAAGCCGAATGCGTGGGTTCGATTCCCATCACCCGCTCCATGACCGGTACGGACCACTAGCTCAGTTGGCTAGAGCACCTGACTCTTAATCAGGGTGTCCAGGGTTCGAGTCCCTGGTGGTCCACCACGAAAAGCCGCTATACAAGCGGCTTTTTTACTGTTTCTGGATATTATTTTTATATAAAAAGCCAGGCTGGCGCTTCATTTCAAAATGATGGAAGTTTGACGGGATGAGGTGGTAGCCTGTATGAAAAAGGACTAGGAATAAAAAGCGGAGGTAGCATGATGAGTAAGATCGAAACGGTGCAAAAAGAAATGATAGCGGCAATGAAAGCAAAAGATACAGAGCGGAAAGAGACGCTGACCCTCCTGCTGTCTGCGCTGAAAGCGAAGGCAAAGGATAAAAAAGAAGCTTTGACCGAAGAGGAAGAAAATACCATTATCCTGAAGGAGATAAAGCAGGCGGAGGAAAGCCTTGCCGGGGCGGAAAAGGCAGCCCGGGCGGATTTGATTGATATGAATAAAAAACGCATCGCTGTTTTGGCGGACTTTGCCCCGAAGCAGATGAATGCGGAGGAAATCAAACAAGTCATCGCAGGTGTCCTGCAGCAGCTTGGCATCGAAAAGCCGGAACCGAAGGACAAAGGAAGTATCATGAAAAACCTGATGCCCCTCGTAACAGGAAAGGCCGATGGAGGGCTTGTAAACCGAATGGTAGGCGAACTCATGAAATAGAAGATTTTGCGGCGCAAAATCCCCGGACACCCGGGGATTTTTTATCGCGGCTTGGGCCAGCCAGGAAAGGAATACCGGGCGGTTTGGCCCGTTATGCGAAATGATTTTAGGGCATAGCGGCTTGTGTTTGGATAAAATGGATGATGAAATTCGCCGCCGCGCCGATCATAGCCGCGCCGATCCCCGTATACAACATTCCAAGAACGGCCTGCGGAAGCAGGTTAGAAGAGCGAAGCAGAATACCGAATGTAATCATACAGGCCATAATGATATAGCCTTTTACATCAAAAAAGGCGAACGCGCATATTTTTGGGCGGGGAAAGGCTTCGATCCGCGCGGTATGCTTGCGGAAAAGCCGGAAGAAAATAAACTTGAAAAAAAGAAAAAAGACCGCCGCGGTCACCGGAAGGGAGAGCCATAATGGCTCAAGGTTTCCAAGCAGAGCGGGAAGACCGATGGAAAGCACGGCTGTTCCTGCAATACTCCAAACGATTCCGGCAAGCAGCGGAAGATATTTTTTATTGATTCGGGGGGCGTGGTTCAAACCCGTCTCTCGTGTGGTCATAATTTACACCTCGGTCCCGATTTTGTGTCCAGGTAAGACAATCCGGCTCTATTCTTCATCAAAAAAATGTCCGGCTTTTGCAAATTTGCCGTTTTTCTCGCGAATGAATGCCGTCTCGTAGTCGGCATCGAGGAAAGGGAGTACGGCGGGGTCATAGCTGCATATCGTACTCAAGGGAAAGGCGGCGGTGTTTCCCGGGGTGTTCATGTAGGTGGTATCTTCGTCGCCGGCAAGGAATACCCAGCCGGAATCCATTGTACCGGGGATCGGAAAGTCCCGGTACATGATGCCGATTTCATAACCATCCACAGAGATACGGTCGCTGACAACGCACCCGCAGTCGGGATTTTTGACTTGCAGGTCCGTGCGGATTTTCAGATCACGAAAATAAATCTTTTGCTGCTCCATAGCATGTTCGCTCCTTTTCACAAGACTTAGTGTACCCCTAATTCTGTGGGGAATCAATAAGTGTTTTATTTAATATTGATAAACGAATTCCCTAAAAAAATGCAAAAAGCTTGCAAAAATGGTGCTCAGGAGGTATAATAACGGGGCACCCCAAAAGGGAAAGGAATCAGTATGAAAAGAACGATTGTGAAAACCTGCCAAATTATGTGCGCCGGAGTGCTTGTTCTGGCAATCGGCATTACCGCATTGCCGCGTGTAATGGCTGCGGAATTGCCTGCGCAGACTGAGGCGGAAACAATTGGCCAAACCAGTGCGGAAGCGCTGGGGGAAAGTATTTCGCAGGCAGTGTTTGAAACATTTACAGATGAAACTTTGGTCACGCCTTATGAATATGATCCATATGGTGACCTGACGGTCCTTTCAGGATGCACGGCGGAAGAACTGGAGGCATTGCTTGCGGACTCGGGCCTCGAGGGGCTGGGGACGTGCTATGCAGAAAAGGAACAGACGCACGGTATCAACGCGCTTTTTCTGATTAGTGTGGCGCAGCTCGAAAGCGGATTCGGAAAGAGCAAGCTCGCCGAAAATTGCAATAACCTCGGCGGAATCAAGAATGGCAACGACGGGTATATGGAATTTCCGACCAAGCAGGACTGTGTGGAATACCAGGCGACGTTGCTGCGGGACGATTACCTTGATGAAAATGGAAAATATTACCGGGGCAAAACCACGAAAGATGTGAGCCAAAACTACTGCGGTGGATCGGAATCGTGGTATACGCAGGTGGAAAGCCTGATGCGCAGTAATTTTGAAAAAGTCGGGGAAATGCGCGCGGCGGCTTGACGACAAGCGGCGCGCAGTAGCCATGCACGCCCGGGAGGGCGGCATGGTTTTTTTGTGCCAAAAAGCGTTTTTGCCTCCCGGTGATTGAACCCGAAGCGCGAATAGCGTATAATGGGGTCAGAAATTAACTGCGGCAAAGGGAGAAAGACATGAAAAAAATCACATTAGTGTTAGATGGCGTTGCCGACCGGCCGAATGCGGCGCTGGACGGGAAGACGCCGCTTGAATATGCCAAAACGCCGAACCTTGACGCGCTGTACAGAAAGGCGCTCGGCGGAACGGTGCTCACTATCCCGGAAGGCCTTGAAGTGGGAAGCGCGGTAGCCAACCTGAGCCTCCTCGGGTTTGACCCGTATACATACCGGGGACGTTCGATTATCGAAGCGGCAGGCTTGCATCTGCCGATGAATGAAGACGATCTATACATCC
It encodes the following:
- a CDS encoding DUF2185 domain-containing protein, whose product is MEQQKIYFRDLKIRTDLQVKNPDCGCVVSDRISVDGYEIGIMYRDFPIPGTMDSGWVFLAGDEDTTYMNTPGNTAAFPLSTICSYDPAVLPFLDADYETAFIREKNGKFAKAGHFFDEE
- a CDS encoding M48 family metallopeptidase, whose protein sequence is MGDENMKIKLSDGSDLGIDVTRKAMKNIRLRVRRDGSVCVSAPFGVSSGRIQEFVSSKSAWIENHINSLLRQQDSDEEHVLFMGTNYALEVVKDRRTGVALNGENMTIFCSKPEEYKDVLQNWWVQQALAYLGDVVNKWYPVLGQDEEDKPVIKIRKMKTLWGSCTSTQRTIRFNYYLMCASAEGIEYVVLHELTHLLYPDHGAGFKAFLSRHMPDWKERKRRLESQCAGMRML
- a CDS encoding glucosaminidase domain-containing protein — translated: MKRTIVKTCQIMCAGVLVLAIGITALPRVMAAELPAQTEAETIGQTSAEALGESISQAVFETFTDETLVTPYEYDPYGDLTVLSGCTAEELEALLADSGLEGLGTCYAEKEQTHGINALFLISVAQLESGFGKSKLAENCNNLGGIKNGNDGYMEFPTKQDCVEYQATLLRDDYLDENGKYYRGKTTKDVSQNYCGGSESWYTQVESLMRSNFEKVGEMRAAA
- a CDS encoding GatB/YqeY domain-containing protein, producing the protein MSKIETVQKEMIAAMKAKDTERKETLTLLLSALKAKAKDKKEALTEEEENTIILKEIKQAEESLAGAEKAARADLIDMNKKRIAVLADFAPKQMNAEEIKQVIAGVLQQLGIEKPEPKDKGSIMKNLMPLVTGKADGGLVNRMVGELMK
- the murC gene encoding UDP-N-acetylmuramate--L-alanine ligase gives rise to the protein MDTKITIPKDKKIHFIGIGGCSMSGLAQILAANGYAVTGSDMKESAFTRQLDQKGIPVTFGHDEKNVHGAGLVVYTAAIKPYNPEYAYAAAHEIPMLERSKLLGLISSQYQRVACISGCHGKTTITSMLALIMQHSEEDCTVHVGGMVDFLSGGVKVGTNDAFITEACEYVRSFLTLHPTHVLVNNIDDDHLDCYRDINDIFDTFVEFIQKLGQNGILLLNQSDTLAYRLKDYAPCRIVTYNDGPASDWYLDSPEFNELGCGSGTVVCRGEKLGTLELTVPGLHNLRNALAATAFAREVFGVDVDISIRALKDYRLAGRRFELIGERDGVRVFHDYAHHPSEIAACLEAASLVPHHKLWVVFQCNSYTRARTLKDKYAQCFGNADEVLMPDIYPGRDTDTQGIHARDVVAAINSNSCSCMYIPTFQGIKDYLLKNWKPGDIVMTLGSGDINKQQMIFFKD